Proteins from one Flammeovirgaceae bacterium genomic window:
- a CDS encoding CHAT domain-containing protein — MNLRILTLFLAGILCFSAYGQDDDWTKSLFKGLGNAGAKKKAELDQIDFQFAMSVNENAGLFDVEQKGEGLAKGLYALKERSEKTKEEIARDTLEYAIQYYNWRLYAIAEASFMEAKGYMEANQLTEDINYLRCLSNIGLVYLVQGRTDESRQYIEDALARSERMQGVKSAAYAANLNSLAKLGQELGKYNEAEKQFNQTLDICKEVFGETSMQSAIVLNNKAMLYQELGRYDQAVGLMKEAIAKEAAAPKKVLEGKKSFDSRRFQLNLATLYQLSGDLPRAEATLLEIKKVFENRFQKNNPEYASLLNQLGLLYIEMGKMDQVEEQLAKAVEVYKKKFTENNAAYARALNDLGNFYRMQKRYDEAEKALSTARATNLSLLGANHPDYVKSVEDLAILYWKKNDLAKAKTFYGEAIGKSLDFINHYFPPMSEAEKTKYWDVLQPRFQRFFNYAIAASATDPTIVRDMFNYQMATKALLLSATSKIKQTILASGDKALINDYLSWIAQKETLARYYALSKEDLQKQEINLAALEAQANNLERSLSERSKDFSSGYATETVTYAQVASLLSDTEAVVDIIRLQGFDEQLVKDSKYVVMVVKKGDALPAMAVIDNGSQLETRYSKFYKNSILQRTPDGYSYDQYWGKIDPLVAGKKTIYFSPDGIYNQINVNTLKKEGGDYVLGRYDLVVLGNSKDLLEIKAKKPASVKKDAFLLGFPNYGGNAVAALPGTKVELEAVSKILKSNGYTVSTLSGAEASEKNLKAVKGPQLMHIATHGYFLADGDVGSGGAAGVNAENAKGNPLLRSGLLLAGASRTLSGHAIPDLQSNDNGVLTAYEAMNLSLEGTDLIILSACETGLGDVRAGEGVYGLQRAFQVAGARALIMSLWKVDDVATQLLMTNFYTYWAKGGSKLKAFRQAQLKLMAQYKDPYYWGAFVMMGE; from the coding sequence ATGAACCTACGCATCCTTACCTTGTTCCTGGCCGGTATTTTATGTTTTTCCGCCTATGGGCAGGACGATGACTGGACGAAGTCGTTGTTTAAGGGCCTTGGAAACGCTGGGGCCAAGAAAAAAGCAGAACTGGACCAGATCGATTTTCAGTTTGCCATGTCCGTAAATGAAAATGCCGGCCTGTTTGATGTGGAACAGAAAGGCGAAGGGCTGGCCAAGGGGCTTTATGCCTTGAAAGAGAGAAGCGAGAAAACGAAGGAGGAGATCGCCCGCGACACCCTGGAGTATGCGATACAATATTACAACTGGAGGCTTTATGCCATAGCCGAGGCGTCCTTTATGGAGGCGAAAGGCTATATGGAAGCAAACCAACTGACCGAAGACATCAACTACCTTAGGTGCCTCTCCAATATCGGGCTGGTGTACCTGGTGCAGGGCCGGACGGACGAATCGAGGCAATACATTGAAGATGCGCTGGCGCGAAGCGAGAGGATGCAGGGGGTGAAGAGCGCTGCATATGCCGCCAACCTGAACAGCCTGGCCAAGCTGGGCCAGGAACTGGGCAAATACAACGAGGCGGAAAAGCAATTCAACCAAACACTGGATATCTGCAAGGAAGTATTTGGGGAAACCTCCATGCAGAGCGCGATCGTGCTCAACAACAAAGCCATGCTTTACCAGGAGTTGGGCCGCTATGACCAGGCCGTGGGGCTGATGAAGGAGGCCATCGCCAAGGAGGCGGCCGCGCCAAAGAAGGTACTCGAAGGGAAAAAATCCTTTGATAGCCGCAGGTTTCAACTGAACCTGGCCACGCTGTACCAGTTGTCGGGGGATTTGCCCCGGGCGGAGGCCACCCTGTTGGAAATAAAAAAGGTGTTTGAGAACCGTTTTCAGAAGAACAACCCCGAGTATGCCAGCCTGCTGAACCAACTGGGCCTGCTCTACATCGAAATGGGCAAAATGGACCAGGTGGAGGAGCAACTTGCCAAAGCCGTGGAGGTGTACAAGAAAAAATTTACGGAAAACAATGCCGCGTATGCCAGGGCCCTCAACGACCTCGGGAATTTTTACCGCATGCAAAAGCGGTATGACGAGGCCGAAAAAGCGCTGTCCACCGCCAGGGCGACCAACCTCTCCCTGCTGGGCGCCAACCATCCCGATTATGTCAAATCCGTGGAGGACCTCGCCATCCTCTACTGGAAGAAAAACGATTTGGCCAAAGCCAAAACCTTTTACGGGGAGGCCATAGGGAAATCGCTAGACTTCATTAACCATTACTTCCCGCCCATGAGCGAGGCGGAGAAGACAAAATACTGGGACGTGCTGCAGCCCCGGTTCCAGCGGTTTTTCAACTACGCCATTGCCGCCAGCGCCACCGATCCCACTATTGTCAGGGATATGTTCAACTACCAGATGGCCACAAAGGCATTACTGCTGAGCGCCACCAGCAAGATAAAGCAAACCATCCTAGCCAGCGGTGACAAGGCACTGATCAACGACTACCTTTCGTGGATAGCCCAAAAGGAAACCCTGGCCCGCTACTATGCCCTCTCCAAGGAAGACCTGCAAAAACAGGAAATAAACCTTGCCGCCCTGGAGGCCCAGGCCAACAACCTTGAACGAAGCCTCTCCGAACGCTCCAAGGATTTCTCCAGCGGGTATGCCACCGAGACGGTAACCTACGCACAGGTGGCCTCCCTCCTCTCCGATACCGAGGCAGTGGTGGACATCATACGGCTGCAAGGGTTTGACGAACAACTGGTAAAGGATTCGAAATATGTGGTGATGGTGGTAAAAAAAGGGGATGCCCTGCCCGCCATGGCCGTGATCGACAACGGCAGCCAGTTGGAAACACGCTATTCAAAATTTTATAAAAACTCCATCCTGCAGCGCACGCCCGATGGGTATTCCTACGACCAATACTGGGGCAAGATCGATCCCCTGGTGGCGGGGAAGAAAACGATATACTTTTCCCCGGACGGCATCTACAACCAGATCAACGTGAACACGCTAAAGAAGGAAGGCGGGGACTACGTGCTGGGCCGCTACGACCTGGTGGTATTGGGAAATTCCAAGGACCTATTGGAAATCAAAGCCAAGAAGCCAGCTTCCGTTAAAAAGGATGCCTTCCTCCTTGGCTTCCCCAATTACGGGGGCAATGCCGTGGCCGCCCTGCCGGGAACAAAAGTGGAGTTGGAGGCCGTTTCCAAAATATTGAAATCCAATGGGTATACCGTCAGCACTCTTTCCGGGGCGGAGGCATCCGAAAAAAACCTGAAGGCCGTGAAGGGCCCGCAGCTCATGCACATTGCCACCCACGGCTACTTCCTTGCCGATGGCGATGTGGGCAGCGGGGGTGCCGCGGGCGTGAACGCGGAGAACGCCAAGGGCAACCCCCTGTTGCGCTCCGGCTTGTTGCTGGCGGGCGCCTCGCGGACGCTGAGTGGCCACGCCATTCCCGATTTGCAAAGCAACGACAACGGGGTGCTTACCGCCTATGAGGCCATGAACCTGTCGCTGGAGGGCACCGACCTGATCATCTTGAGCGCCTGTGAAACGGGGCTGGGCGATGTGCGGGCAGGGGAAGGCGTGTACGGGCTACAGCGCGCCTTTCAGGTGGCCGGTGCCCGGGCGCTGATCATGAGCTTGTGGAAGGTGGACGATGTCGCCACACAACTGCTGATGACGAACTTCTACACCTACTGGGCCAAGGGGGGCTCGAAGTTAAAAGCCTTCCGGCAGGCCCAGCTAAAGCTTATGGCCCAGTACAAAGACCCTTACTATTGGGGCGCTTTTGTCATGATGGGCGAGTAA
- a CDS encoding NAD(P)-dependent alcohol dehydrogenase: MRAAVRRKYGFVNRIRVEDMEKPMPKGNEVLVKVHATTVNRTDCANLTAKPFIMRFVLGLFKPRKIILGTDFAGEVVAMGKGVRSFAIGDRVFGFTDTGAESQAGFVSVAEGHLFPIPGNTGYKQAAASLEGAHYAYTFVHRSNFQPGQKILINGATGGIGSALLQFVRQYDVDITATCNTPNAGLIKSMGANKTIDFTREDFTALNHKYDFIFDAVGKSTFGKCKPLLNDNGVYISSELGPYAQNVFLPLLNPISNKKVIFPVPFNKRETIPYISNLLNKGKFKPVIDREYSLEDIPKAYEYVIAGKKTGNVLVNV, translated from the coding sequence ATGAGGGCGGCCGTACGCAGGAAATATGGTTTTGTAAACCGGATAAGGGTAGAGGATATGGAAAAGCCTATGCCCAAAGGCAACGAAGTATTGGTAAAGGTGCACGCCACTACCGTCAACAGGACGGATTGTGCCAACCTCACCGCCAAACCATTTATCATGAGGTTCGTCCTCGGGCTGTTCAAACCCCGGAAAATCATATTGGGCACTGATTTCGCAGGCGAGGTAGTGGCCATGGGAAAAGGCGTGAGGTCATTCGCCATAGGCGACCGGGTATTTGGCTTCACGGACACCGGGGCCGAATCACAGGCCGGGTTCGTTTCGGTGGCGGAAGGCCATTTGTTCCCTATCCCCGGCAACACAGGGTACAAACAAGCCGCTGCAAGCCTGGAAGGGGCCCACTACGCCTACACATTTGTCCACAGGTCCAACTTCCAGCCTGGCCAGAAAATCCTGATAAACGGGGCCACGGGCGGGATTGGCTCTGCCCTTCTCCAGTTTGTGCGGCAATATGATGTGGACATTACCGCTACTTGCAACACCCCAAACGCCGGACTTATAAAATCCATGGGCGCCAATAAAACCATCGATTTTACCCGCGAGGATTTTACTGCCCTCAACCACAAATACGACTTTATCTTCGATGCCGTGGGCAAAAGCACCTTTGGGAAGTGCAAGCCATTGTTGAACGACAATGGGGTTTATATTTCCTCCGAATTGGGGCCCTATGCCCAAAACGTGTTTCTTCCTTTGCTCAACCCCATTTCAAACAAGAAGGTAATTTTCCCGGTACCCTTTAACAAAAGGGAAACAATACCGTATATCAGCAACCTTTTGAACAAAGGGAAGTTCAAGCCTGTGATAGACCGCGAATATTCATTGGAAGACATCCCTAAGGCATACGAATATGTGATTGCTGGGAAAAAAACAGGAAACGTATTGGTAAACGTGTAA
- a CDS encoding DUF4345 domain-containing protein has translation MTLALSVLLGLVALICFLGGTNIMLKGAMYFLPKEIPPQLVLDNLIRFMAGIYLGSGFIFAYASFHVATIGNMAYCLGLAVALSGFGRLYSRYKTGTAGKYFDYIMVVEIFLGFSVIILKWYR, from the coding sequence ATGACATTGGCACTTAGCGTTTTATTGGGGCTTGTCGCCCTTATCTGTTTTCTCGGGGGAACGAACATTATGCTCAAGGGGGCAATGTATTTTCTTCCCAAAGAAATTCCACCGCAATTGGTCCTGGACAATTTGATCCGGTTCATGGCAGGGATTTACCTGGGCTCAGGTTTCATTTTTGCCTATGCCTCCTTTCATGTGGCCACCATAGGCAACATGGCCTACTGCCTGGGGCTGGCGGTGGCGTTGTCGGGCTTCGGCCGATTGTACTCCCGGTACAAAACCGGGACGGCCGGCAAATACTTTGATTATATCATGGTGGTGGAAATATTCCTTGGATTTTCCGTAATAATATTGAAATGGTACCGGTAA
- a CDS encoding aminotransferase class V-fold PLP-dependent enzyme, which yields MDIEAIRKGTPGCASKIHFNNAGASLPPLCVTEAIREYILFESTTGGYEAADIRKREIQGFYDSAARLVNSKSGNIAFTSSATHSFSLALSSIPFVPGDTVLIANEDYISNQIAFLSLQQRMGIKLVRAMSLPSGGVDLDDMEALMDKHRPRLVSLTHVPTNTGLVQPVEKVGKMCRDRGLLYLVDACQSVGQIPVDVGRIGCDFLTATMRKFLRGPRGAGFLYVSGNVLENKLTPLFVDMRGAEWTSPDTYEVRMTAKRFEEWELPYALVVGSKVAVDYALDRGIENIAARNMHLRHVLTNQLTGIGLKILDIGKRQSSIVTVGMPGKNPDEVLGHLRALHINTSIAHRSNAQIDFASKKVDWALRISPHYFNTESEIDNLIQSLEALAH from the coding sequence ATGGACATTGAGGCCATAAGGAAAGGCACGCCCGGCTGTGCATCCAAAATCCATTTTAACAATGCCGGGGCATCCCTCCCCCCACTTTGCGTAACCGAGGCCATACGCGAATATATTTTGTTTGAATCCACCACCGGTGGCTATGAGGCCGCGGACATCAGGAAACGGGAAATCCAGGGCTTCTATGACAGCGCGGCCCGGCTGGTCAATTCAAAAAGCGGCAACATCGCGTTTACATCCAGTGCCACTCACTCGTTTTCATTGGCCCTCTCGTCCATACCCTTCGTGCCTGGGGACACCGTGCTGATCGCCAACGAAGATTATATTTCCAATCAGATAGCCTTCTTGTCCTTGCAGCAGCGGATGGGGATAAAGCTTGTCCGTGCCATGAGTTTGCCCTCGGGCGGGGTGGACCTTGACGATATGGAAGCGCTGATGGACAAACACCGCCCCCGCCTGGTTTCCCTTACCCATGTGCCCACGAACACGGGGCTGGTGCAGCCGGTGGAGAAAGTGGGGAAAATGTGCAGGGACAGGGGCCTGCTTTACCTGGTGGATGCGTGCCAGTCTGTGGGGCAAATCCCGGTGGATGTGGGGCGCATAGGCTGCGACTTCCTCACCGCCACGATGAGGAAATTTTTGCGCGGCCCACGGGGGGCGGGGTTCCTCTACGTGTCTGGCAATGTGCTAGAAAACAAGTTGACGCCCTTGTTTGTGGACATGCGTGGTGCGGAATGGACCAGCCCCGACACCTATGAGGTGCGCATGACGGCCAAACGGTTTGAGGAATGGGAACTGCCCTATGCGCTGGTGGTGGGCAGCAAGGTGGCCGTTGACTATGCCCTGGACAGGGGGATTGAAAATATTGCCGCACGGAACATGCACCTGCGCCATGTCCTGACGAACCAACTAACCGGTATAGGGTTGAAAATATTGGATATAGGCAAACGCCAATCCAGCATTGTCACCGTTGGGATGCCCGGAAAAAACCCCGATGAAGTGCTTGGCCACCTTCGGGCCCTCCACATCAACACGTCCATTGCGCACCGTTCAAATGCACAAATTGATTTTGCATCAAAAAAGGTGGACTGGGCCTTGAGAATCTCCCCCCATTATTTTAATACCGAAAGTGAAATCGATAATTTGATCCAATCCCTGGAAGCCCTAGCCCACTAA
- a CDS encoding alpha/beta hydrolase produces MQHATMEMRYYMAIVIAVLAFSCGPGTKKDGSSTTKKTEGMETSLQMQQATSKDGTLIGYWKSGAGPSLLLVHGTTADHSRWAPILPRLEKDFTVYAMDRRGRGGSGDGPQYDIMREAEDVAAVVEAIGGPVCVLGHSYGAVCSLEAALLTDKVRRLVLYEPPIPTHIAMYPPKAPDRIQALVDGKKLEEGLEVFFREVVKMPEAELTAYRQLPVWKVRVQLAPTISRELAIDRKYVFEPAKFSGLHVPTLLLLGGDSPPLFQQAMKRLGPALPNSRVAILPGQQHIAMDTAPDLFIKEVTQFLTE; encoded by the coding sequence GTGCAACACGCTACCATGGAAATGCGCTATTATATGGCCATCGTTATCGCAGTACTGGCCTTTTCGTGCGGGCCGGGCACAAAAAAGGATGGCTCTTCCACCACAAAAAAAACCGAAGGCATGGAAACCTCCCTACAGATGCAACAGGCAACCTCCAAAGATGGCACGCTGATCGGCTATTGGAAAAGCGGGGCGGGCCCTTCCCTGCTCCTTGTGCACGGGACCACCGCGGACCACAGCCGCTGGGCCCCCATCCTGCCACGCCTTGAAAAGGATTTTACCGTATATGCCATGGACAGGCGTGGACGCGGTGGAAGTGGGGATGGGCCACAGTACGACATCATGCGGGAGGCGGAGGACGTGGCGGCAGTAGTGGAGGCGATAGGAGGGCCGGTATGCGTCCTAGGTCATTCCTACGGTGCGGTATGCAGCCTTGAAGCAGCGCTGTTGACGGACAAGGTAAGGCGGCTGGTCCTCTATGAGCCTCCCATCCCAACCCACATTGCCATGTACCCTCCAAAAGCCCCTGACCGGATACAGGCACTGGTCGATGGCAAAAAGCTGGAGGAAGGCCTGGAGGTATTTTTCCGTGAAGTCGTGAAAATGCCCGAAGCCGAACTAACGGCATACCGTCAGTTGCCGGTTTGGAAAGTGCGTGTCCAGCTTGCCCCCACTATCTCCAGGGAGTTGGCCATTGACCGGAAGTACGTCTTCGAACCAGCAAAGTTCTCCGGCCTTCATGTGCCCACGCTCCTCTTGCTTGGTGGCGACAGCCCGCCCCTCTTCCAACAAGCCATGAAGCGGCTCGGCCCCGCCCTTCCCAATAGCCGTGTGGCCATCCTTCCCGGCCAGCAACATATTGCCATGGACACGGCCCCGGATTTGTTCATAAAGGAAGTAACACAGTTCCTGACGGAATGA
- a CDS encoding lipocalin-like domain-containing protein, producing MNKPVGFLLVCLFAISCSSNEQGSTQSKEPTILGSWKVLESEKTTNDTTIISKPHKSIYLFTDSFYSIAIAPRERASLSQNAESADISAAEAGYISNSGTYEIIGDSIRTIVLVSKFPNFMNNRSQRTQHIAFEGDRLILTLMNGESINKTILQRYSSSE from the coding sequence ATGAACAAACCAGTTGGATTTTTACTTGTATGTCTTTTTGCTATTTCCTGTTCAAGTAATGAACAGGGATCAACCCAGTCAAAAGAACCAACAATTCTGGGTTCTTGGAAAGTACTTGAAAGCGAAAAAACAACAAATGACACAACCATAATATCAAAACCTCATAAAAGTATTTACCTATTCACAGACTCCTTTTACAGCATTGCAATAGCACCTAGAGAACGAGCTTCATTATCTCAAAATGCTGAATCTGCTGATATCTCAGCAGCTGAAGCGGGGTACATTTCAAATTCAGGAACTTATGAAATCATAGGTGACTCAATCCGAACGATAGTCTTAGTTTCTAAATTTCCGAATTTCATGAACAATCGATCCCAAAGAACACAACACATAGCCTTTGAGGGGGATCGCTTAATTCTAACATTGATGAATGGTGAATCAATAAACAAGACAATTTTACAGCGGTACAGCTCATCTGAATAA
- a CDS encoding class I SAM-dependent methyltransferase, with protein MKLYRNLSEAVTETLKTIFEGNRYADKVIEKVLKQNRKWGARDRRFIAEAIYGIVRWHRYLATVSHSQGDEYWRLLGAWLVWKEVPLPPWDGFKGLDVPAIREALKKDFPLPVRESIPDWLDVLGREELPVRWEKEIKALNEEARVVLRANTLKGDRESLQQQLADEGIGTTVLSQFPEALALTRRMNVFGSASFRQGLFEVQDAGSQWIAPFLRAAPGMRVVDACAGAGGKTLHLAALMQNKGRIVAMDTEEWKLEELRKRARRAGATNIEVMAIAGAKAINRLAGTADRLLLDVPCSGLGVLRRNPDAKWKLSPAFISKVKGLQQQLLVEYATVLKPGGMMVYSTCSILPSENGLQVGQFLAAHAEYSLEEEKHCWPSEGFDGFYMALIKKK; from the coding sequence GTGAAACTTTACCGCAATCTATCGGAGGCCGTCACGGAGACCCTTAAAACAATATTTGAAGGCAACCGCTATGCCGACAAGGTGATCGAAAAAGTTTTGAAACAAAACCGCAAATGGGGCGCCCGCGACAGGCGTTTTATCGCGGAGGCCATCTACGGCATCGTGCGGTGGCACCGTTACCTCGCCACGGTTTCCCATTCGCAGGGCGATGAATACTGGCGGCTACTGGGGGCCTGGCTCGTGTGGAAGGAGGTGCCCCTGCCGCCCTGGGACGGGTTCAAAGGGCTTGATGTGCCGGCCATCAGGGAAGCGCTAAAAAAGGATTTCCCCTTGCCGGTAAGGGAGTCCATACCGGATTGGCTGGACGTGCTGGGCCGTGAAGAGCTGCCGGTGCGTTGGGAAAAAGAAATAAAGGCCCTCAACGAGGAGGCCCGGGTGGTGCTGAGGGCAAACACCCTGAAAGGGGACAGGGAAAGTTTGCAACAACAATTGGCAGACGAAGGCATAGGCACCACCGTCCTGTCGCAATTTCCCGAGGCGCTGGCCCTCACCAGGCGGATGAATGTATTCGGCAGCGCGTCTTTCCGGCAAGGGTTGTTCGAAGTGCAGGATGCGGGGTCGCAGTGGATAGCCCCCTTTTTGCGGGCAGCACCGGGCATGCGCGTGGTGGATGCCTGTGCTGGTGCGGGCGGCAAAACCCTGCACCTGGCCGCGCTGATGCAAAACAAAGGCCGCATCGTGGCCATGGACACGGAGGAATGGAAGCTGGAGGAACTGAGGAAGAGGGCGCGTAGGGCAGGGGCCACCAACATAGAGGTAATGGCCATAGCGGGGGCCAAGGCCATCAATAGGCTTGCCGGTACGGCCGATCGCCTGTTGCTGGACGTGCCCTGCTCCGGGCTTGGGGTGCTCAGGAGGAACCCCGATGCCAAGTGGAAACTTTCCCCGGCCTTTATTTCAAAAGTCAAAGGCCTGCAACAGCAGTTGCTTGTGGAATATGCCACCGTGCTAAAGCCGGGCGGCATGATGGTGTACTCCACTTGCAGCATCCTGCCCTCGGAAAACGGGTTGCAAGTGGGGCAATTCCTGGCCGCCCACGCGGAGTACTCGTTGGAGGAGGAAAAGCACTGCTGGCCTTCGGAGGGTTTTGACGGGTTTTACATGGCCCTGATAAAAAAGAAATAG